Proteins encoded within one genomic window of uncultured Sphingopyxis sp.:
- a CDS encoding chemotaxis protein CheW produces MMEKLYLVARIADTRVALRSRAIHSVVTVGTPVEVPGAPPHVAGLFALRSRVFTLIDPHVVIGLAAVPVAPGQRVIVVEVAEHGYALLADEIEDVCFIEAPETRIAGKLLPGWARVADAMIEYRGASLLVVDPSNFITLPGLKAA; encoded by the coding sequence ATGATGGAAAAACTCTATCTCGTCGCGCGCATCGCCGACACGCGCGTCGCGCTGCGCAGCCGCGCGATCCATTCGGTCGTCACCGTCGGCACGCCGGTCGAGGTGCCCGGCGCGCCGCCGCATGTCGCGGGCCTTTTCGCGCTGCGCAGCCGCGTTTTCACCCTCATCGATCCGCATGTCGTCATCGGCCTTGCCGCGGTGCCCGTCGCGCCAGGTCAGCGGGTGATCGTCGTCGAGGTCGCCGAACATGGCTATGCGCTGCTCGCCGACGAGATCGAGGATGTCTGTTTCATCGAAGCGCCCGAGACGCGCATCGCCGGAAAGCTGCTTCCCGGCTGGGCGCGCGTCGCCGACGCGATGATCGAATATCGGGGCGCGTCGCTGCTCGTCGTCGACCCGTCCAACTTTATCACGCTGCCGGGCTTAAAGGCGGCATGA
- a CDS encoding response regulator, with protein MSKSCLVVDDSKVIRKVARHILESMAFAVEEAADGQEALTFCRANRPDVILLDWNMPVMSGMEFLGAFNDLDYGHEERPRVVFCTTENSIDHIRAAIEAGADEYVMKPFDRETLEGKLQLVGIA; from the coding sequence ATGTCGAAATCTTGTCTGGTCGTCGATGACAGCAAAGTCATTCGCAAGGTCGCGCGCCATATCCTTGAAAGCATGGCCTTTGCCGTCGAGGAGGCGGCCGACGGGCAGGAGGCGTTGACCTTTTGCCGCGCCAACCGGCCCGACGTCATCCTGCTCGACTGGAACATGCCGGTGATGAGCGGAATGGAATTCCTCGGCGCGTTCAACGATCTCGATTACGGGCATGAGGAACGGCCGCGCGTCGTCTTCTGCACCACCGAGAACAGCATCGACCATATCCGCGCCGCGATCGAGGCGGGCGCCGACGAATATGTGATGAAGCCGTTCGACCGCGAAACGCTGGAAGGAAAATTGCAGCTCGTCGGCATCGCCTGA